A genomic segment from Corylus avellana chromosome ca5, CavTom2PMs-1.0 encodes:
- the LOC132182696 gene encoding uncharacterized protein LOC132182696 isoform X2: MAMLHFSHPFLRPRNIQKEMSGFVGILVSDPWLQNQFTQVELRSLKSHFMSMRRESGKLTVGELAAKMSRLKVVGENLTEEERASFIHDLNRNLDDDVDFESFLRESDPICKILDCIPGTGCFQLVNHGIPPETIGAALAAAIGVFCVSMEKKVVVTRSLEMPYGFEEGHGDEGESELSEQFVWCRDEGLKLKMEGIWPLGYSNFCEKMETLLWEIEKVSEKILLTLWESSLRRSICGNDMIHGQEVGSVCCLYKHSRNVPSDRWYDVIRMLIRGTDFSHALCLHVCDGASKFHVYSKKVWVSFTPDKGALIITVGDQIQASDFWPNRSSQEDFKGAS, from the exons ATGGCTATGCTCCATTTTTCTCATCCATTTCTTCGCCCAAGAAATATACAGAAAGAAATGTCCGGCTTCGTAGGCATTCTCGTCTCCGATCCATGGCTGCAGAACCAGTTCACGCAAGTGGAGCTCCGGAGCTTGAAATCTCAC TTCATGAGCATGAGGAGGGAGAGCGGGAAGCTGACGGTGGGGGAGCTGGCGGCCAAGATGTCGCGTTTGAAGGTGGTGGGAGAGAATCTGACGGAGGAGGAGAGAGCTTCGTTTATCCACGATTTGAATCGTAACTTGGACGACGACGTCGATTTCGAGTCCTTTCTCAGA GAGAGTGATCCAATATGCAAGATTTTGGATTGCATACCTGGAACTGGGTGCTTTCAGCTAGTGAACCACGGAATTCCGCCTGAAACTATAGGTGCGGCATTGGCGGCGGCCATCGGAGTTTTCTGTGTCTCGATGGAGAAGAAGGTGGTGGTGACGAGGTCATTGGAAATGCCATATGGGTTTGAGGAAGGTCATGGGGATGAGGGTGAGAGTGAACTTAGTGAACAGTTTGTCTGGTGTAGAGATGAAGGCTTGAAGTTGAAAATGGAGGGAATTTGGCCACTTGGGTATTCAAATTTCTG TGAGAAAATGGAAACCCTTTTGTGGGAGATAGAGAAGGTTTCTGAGAAAATTCTGCTAACCCTCTGGGAAAGTTCTCTAAGAAGATCAATTTGTGGAAATGATATGATTCATGGGCAAGAAGTTGGGTCAGTTTGTTGTCTCTACAAGCATAGCAGGAATGTTCCTTCTGATCGATGGTATGATGTGATTAGGATGCTGATAAGGGGCACTGATTTCTCTCATGCTTTGTGTTTGCATGTATGTGATGGGGCTTCAAAGTTCCATGTTTACTCCAAGAAAGTCTGGGTATCTTTTACCCCAGATAAAGGTGCTCTAATCATCACAGTTGGAGACCAAATCCAG GCTTCAGATTTCTGGCCAAACAGGAGCTCACAGGAAGATTTCAAAG GAGCTTCATAA
- the LOC132182696 gene encoding uncharacterized protein LOC132182696 isoform X1, giving the protein MAMLHFSHPFLRPRNIQKEMSGFVGILVSDPWLQNQFTQVELRSLKSHFMSMRRESGKLTVGELAAKMSRLKVVGENLTEEERASFIHDLNRNLDDDVDFESFLRESDPICKILDCIPGTGCFQLVNHGIPPETIGAALAAAIGVFCVSMEKKVVVTRSLEMPYGFEEGHGDEGESELSEQFVWCRDEGLKLKMEGIWPLGYSNFCEKMETLLWEIEKVSEKILLTLWESSLRRSICGNDMIHGQEVGSVCCLYKHSRNVPSDRWYDVIRMLIRGTDFSHALCLHVCDGASKFHVYSKKVWVSFTPDKGALIITVGDQIQASDFWPNRSSQEDFKGCCKLILGDWFS; this is encoded by the exons ATGGCTATGCTCCATTTTTCTCATCCATTTCTTCGCCCAAGAAATATACAGAAAGAAATGTCCGGCTTCGTAGGCATTCTCGTCTCCGATCCATGGCTGCAGAACCAGTTCACGCAAGTGGAGCTCCGGAGCTTGAAATCTCAC TTCATGAGCATGAGGAGGGAGAGCGGGAAGCTGACGGTGGGGGAGCTGGCGGCCAAGATGTCGCGTTTGAAGGTGGTGGGAGAGAATCTGACGGAGGAGGAGAGAGCTTCGTTTATCCACGATTTGAATCGTAACTTGGACGACGACGTCGATTTCGAGTCCTTTCTCAGA GAGAGTGATCCAATATGCAAGATTTTGGATTGCATACCTGGAACTGGGTGCTTTCAGCTAGTGAACCACGGAATTCCGCCTGAAACTATAGGTGCGGCATTGGCGGCGGCCATCGGAGTTTTCTGTGTCTCGATGGAGAAGAAGGTGGTGGTGACGAGGTCATTGGAAATGCCATATGGGTTTGAGGAAGGTCATGGGGATGAGGGTGAGAGTGAACTTAGTGAACAGTTTGTCTGGTGTAGAGATGAAGGCTTGAAGTTGAAAATGGAGGGAATTTGGCCACTTGGGTATTCAAATTTCTG TGAGAAAATGGAAACCCTTTTGTGGGAGATAGAGAAGGTTTCTGAGAAAATTCTGCTAACCCTCTGGGAAAGTTCTCTAAGAAGATCAATTTGTGGAAATGATATGATTCATGGGCAAGAAGTTGGGTCAGTTTGTTGTCTCTACAAGCATAGCAGGAATGTTCCTTCTGATCGATGGTATGATGTGATTAGGATGCTGATAAGGGGCACTGATTTCTCTCATGCTTTGTGTTTGCATGTATGTGATGGGGCTTCAAAGTTCCATGTTTACTCCAAGAAAGTCTGGGTATCTTTTACCCCAGATAAAGGTGCTCTAATCATCACAGTTGGAGACCAAATCCAG GCTTCAGATTTCTGGCCAAACAGGAGCTCACAGGAAGATTTCAAAGGTTGTTGTAAACTGATTTTAGGAGATtggttttcttaa